The following are encoded together in the Candidatus Babeliales bacterium genome:
- a CDS encoding UDP-N-acetylmuramoyl-L-alanyl-D-glutamate--2,6-diaminopimelate ligase, translated as MNVPISMPSTFPVTCHTDFVGKDSIFVAIEGYADNGVNYIKKAIEKGARTIVVHHNTFLDDELRIFMCAHDVVVERVDNTRKALAQLSAQAANFPAQKLKIVGITGTKGKTTTSFLLAHMLHSAGYKTALISSAQNRINGNTFLAPLTTPQPDYLQQFLKLCVDNAVDYVVMEVAAQALTLHRVEGITFCGIIFTNFSHEHLEFYRDLEEYFRAKCLIFDMAAEHAPLLINRDNKQCAQLLMHNSSVASFGFGDDCSGYRGELIADTISTIALRVHYQGCGNDFICSSLFGTYNAYNVLAATSMAIAMQIQPQEISGALHTFSGVPGRLQEHILTNGARCFIDYAHNPESFQAVLSTLRALTSQLIVVFGAGGGRDKSKRPMMGVIATNIADILVITSDNPRLEDAAVIAGDIVRDIPTAMKHKIVQELDRKKAIECAYFLSNQGSIIALLGKGPDEYQIIGTTKHYFSEQSIVEQL; from the coding sequence ATGAATGTACCAATTTCTATGCCAAGTACATTTCCCGTAACATGTCACACAGATTTTGTGGGAAAAGATTCCATTTTTGTTGCTATCGAAGGATATGCGGATAATGGCGTCAATTACATAAAAAAAGCGATTGAAAAAGGTGCACGTACGATTGTTGTGCACCATAATACTTTTTTAGATGATGAGTTACGCATTTTTATGTGCGCACATGATGTTGTTGTTGAACGTGTTGATAACACAAGAAAAGCTCTTGCGCAATTAAGTGCACAAGCAGCGAATTTTCCCGCACAAAAATTAAAAATTGTTGGCATTACTGGGACAAAAGGAAAAACAACAACATCTTTTTTGCTTGCGCATATGTTGCACAGTGCTGGATACAAAACAGCGCTCATCAGTTCTGCTCAAAATCGTATTAATGGTAATACCTTTCTTGCGCCGTTAACAACGCCACAGCCAGATTATTTGCAACAGTTTTTAAAATTGTGTGTAGATAATGCTGTTGATTATGTAGTGATGGAGGTTGCAGCGCAAGCTCTTACGCTTCATCGAGTTGAGGGAATTACGTTTTGTGGTATTATTTTTACTAATTTTTCTCATGAGCATTTAGAGTTTTATCGAGATTTAGAAGAATATTTCCGTGCAAAATGCTTAATTTTTGACATGGCAGCAGAGCATGCACCATTATTGATTAATCGAGATAATAAACAGTGTGCACAGTTATTGATGCACAATTCATCAGTGGCGAGTTTTGGTTTTGGGGATGATTGCAGTGGATATCGTGGTGAACTGATTGCTGATACTATTTCTACCATTGCGCTGCGAGTACATTATCAAGGCTGTGGTAATGATTTTATATGTTCTTCACTTTTTGGTACATATAACGCGTATAATGTTTTGGCTGCGACAAGTATGGCCATAGCGATGCAGATACAACCGCAAGAAATTAGTGGAGCATTGCATACATTTAGTGGTGTACCGGGAAGATTGCAGGAGCATATTTTGACCAATGGAGCGCGATGTTTTATTGATTATGCACATAACCCAGAATCATTCCAGGCAGTTTTATCAACGTTGCGTGCATTAACATCGCAACTGATTGTTGTTTTTGGTGCTGGTGGTGGTAGAGATAAGTCAAAAAGACCAATGATGGGAGTTATTGCTACAAATATTGCTGATATTCTAGTGATAACATCCGATAATCCACGCTTAGAAGATGCGGCAGTTATTGCAGGTGATATTGTTCGCGATATTCCAACAGCAATGAAGCATAAAATAGTACAAGAACTTGATCGAAAAAAGGCAATAGAGTGCGCTTATTTTTTATCAAATCAAGGTTCGATTATTGCGCTTTTAGGCAAAGGTCCAGATGAATATCAAATTATCGGAACAACAAAACATTATTTTAGTGAACAAAGCATAGTTGAACAATTATAA
- the ruvX gene encoding Holliday junction resolvase RuvX, protein MKILALDIGDRWTGVAISDPLGILPRPYDTFKTAELYTLLEKTIEKERISTIIVGLPITLRGTESDQTKKIIAMTEELKNHFPNIEWKMWDERLTSKQAAGIKSTKTKEDKLRSHAIAAAIFLSTYLEYKRFFNPNYDDSVGDPDEE, encoded by the coding sequence ATGAAAATTCTTGCTCTCGACATTGGCGATCGCTGGACAGGAGTTGCAATCTCCGATCCACTCGGTATTTTACCGCGACCTTATGATACATTCAAAACCGCTGAACTATACACACTTCTAGAAAAAACAATTGAAAAAGAACGCATTTCAACAATTATTGTTGGCCTTCCAATAACATTGCGCGGCACGGAAAGCGATCAAACAAAAAAAATAATTGCTATGACTGAAGAACTCAAAAACCATTTTCCAAACATTGAATGGAAAATGTGGGATGAACGCCTGACAAGTAAACAAGCCGCTGGAATAAAATCAACCAAAACAAAAGAAGACAAATTACGCTCACACGCAATTGCAGCTGCAATCTTTTTGAGCACCTATCTTGAATACAAACGATTTTTTAACCCCAACTACGACGACTCCGTTGGGGACCCCGACGAAGAATAA
- a CDS encoding amino acid carrier protein, which translates to MDFVLLINQICDFICGWPLLIYVGVISIIYTVALRGMQFTYLGTALKATLFPSQKEQQQEGGMSPFNAFMNTINSNLGNGVIAGVATAIYSGGPGAAFWFVVFGLILMTVRFGEVYLSSLYAAEATEKTTLGGPMLYLKKVPGGAYLPYIYALFCVIYGLIGGNIIQSNSMAISLSATWGIAPIVSGLGLLVFVLYILFGGAERIAKISLSIVPVKVVVFMFSSLTVLIFHYKSLLPALTLIVKGGLGVQSFVGGIVGFSFQQMIAAGMSRSIFATESGLGSAAIMFGSTGKGNAIQNGFMGMISTFISTCIGLIVALCIVASGVWNSGLNSTALTIASFETVFGIYGGWIVSFLAVSFGFGVMVSYAYVVRSAWMFLTNNRFPMLFTAAYSLCALAGAVAAVDFVWDLAGIIIAMMLFINMYGLLVLLPKAKENLPNQLRNYKA; encoded by the coding sequence ATGGATTTTGTATTATTGATAAATCAAATTTGTGACTTTATTTGTGGATGGCCACTGCTGATTTATGTTGGTGTTATTAGCATTATCTATACAGTTGCGCTGCGAGGCATGCAATTTACCTATCTTGGAACTGCGCTTAAAGCAACGCTTTTCCCTTCGCAAAAGGAACAACAACAAGAAGGAGGAATGTCTCCTTTTAATGCGTTTATGAATACCATCAATTCAAACTTAGGAAATGGTGTTATTGCCGGTGTTGCAACAGCTATTTATTCTGGTGGGCCGGGTGCAGCATTTTGGTTTGTTGTTTTTGGATTAATTTTAATGACAGTTCGTTTTGGTGAAGTTTATTTGAGTTCACTCTATGCAGCGGAGGCTACAGAAAAAACTACTCTTGGTGGGCCAATGCTGTATCTAAAAAAAGTTCCAGGTGGAGCATATCTTCCTTATATATACGCACTTTTCTGTGTTATATATGGCTTGATTGGTGGTAATATTATTCAATCAAACTCAATGGCTATAAGTCTTTCTGCTACATGGGGCATTGCACCAATAGTAAGCGGTCTTGGTCTTTTGGTATTTGTTTTATATATTCTTTTTGGTGGAGCTGAGCGAATTGCAAAGATATCGTTGAGTATTGTTCCGGTAAAAGTTGTTGTCTTTATGTTTTCTTCTCTCACCGTTTTAATTTTTCACTATAAATCTCTTCTGCCTGCCTTAACTCTTATTGTAAAAGGTGGTTTAGGCGTACAATCATTTGTAGGTGGTATTGTTGGTTTTTCTTTTCAACAAATGATTGCAGCAGGGATGTCACGTTCTATTTTTGCTACTGAATCAGGTCTTGGTTCTGCTGCTATTATGTTTGGTTCTACTGGTAAAGGTAATGCAATACAAAATGGCTTTATGGGTATGATAAGTACATTTATTAGTACATGCATTGGACTTATTGTAGCATTATGCATTGTTGCTTCTGGTGTATGGAACAGTGGACTTAACAGTACTGCATTGACTATTGCTTCATTCGAAACAGTTTTTGGCATATATGGTGGATGGATTGTTAGTTTTCTTGCCGTAAGTTTTGGTTTTGGCGTTATGGTTTCTTATGCCTATGTTGTCAGATCTGCATGGATGTTTTTAACCAATAATCGTTTTCCAATGCTATTTACTGCTGCATACAGTTTATGTGCATTAGCAGGTGCTGTGGCTGCGGTTGATTTTGTGTGGGATTTAGCGGGTATTATTATTGCGATGATGCTCTTTATTAACATGTATGGTCTGTTGGTATTGTTGCCAAAGGCAAAAGAAAATTTGCCTAACCAACTTCGTAATTACAAAGCATAG
- a CDS encoding polymorphic toxin-type HINT domain-containing protein: protein MKRLMVLLSMCLLFVGQFQAEGFVAGIVIHTQQGDVPIEQLCNGECVIFNDGNKFLSYEIADVTSNIVDYCIKITAQDVVVCVAPDQKLYVLGKNWVRADELILSDMLLCSNKKVLSLNAINVIHEQCKMYALSVQESHLYCVTPYGIIVHNAEPIGTTVVTTLAFICPPAAAAVAIGEILALGAIGFGAYLIHKKSKQENQQNRYPINTGDPGNCPYGGKPPKHEDDKDEHPNGIYEDAGYHHFNSYGKKSPCPNNGQKCLDKSFPIGKKITGRISIEDGKFVVLRQSATGKFHGYVIDSWKELCDQGSKTQLIRNAFQKHGLVNKAGKIIKNII from the coding sequence ATGAAGCGACTTATGGTTTTATTGAGTATGTGTTTATTGTTTGTAGGACAGTTCCAGGCAGAAGGTTTTGTTGCGGGGATTGTTATACATACTCAACAAGGAGATGTACCAATTGAACAGTTGTGCAATGGCGAATGCGTTATTTTCAATGACGGCAATAAATTCCTATCATATGAAATAGCAGATGTAACATCAAACATAGTTGATTATTGCATTAAAATTACAGCACAAGATGTTGTTGTATGTGTTGCGCCAGATCAGAAATTGTATGTGCTTGGTAAAAATTGGGTACGTGCAGATGAACTGATCTTATCAGATATGTTGTTGTGTTCGAATAAAAAAGTGTTATCGCTGAATGCAATTAATGTTATTCATGAACAATGTAAAATGTATGCGCTTTCTGTGCAAGAGAGTCATTTATATTGCGTAACGCCATACGGCATTATTGTGCATAATGCCGAGCCAATTGGGACAACAGTTGTAACTACACTTGCTTTCATATGTCCTCCTGCAGCAGCAGCGGTTGCCATTGGAGAGATATTAGCTTTAGGAGCAATAGGTTTTGGTGCGTATCTTATACATAAAAAATCAAAACAAGAAAATCAACAAAACAGGTATCCTATAAATACAGGAGACCCTGGGAATTGTCCTTACGGAGGAAAGCCGCCTAAGCATGAAGATGATAAAGATGAGCATCCTAACGGTATTTACGAAGATGCTGGTTATCATCATTTTAATAGTTATGGCAAAAAAAGTCCGTGTCCAAATAATGGGCAGAAATGCTTGGATAAATCTTTTCCGATTGGTAAAAAAATTACGGGGCGTATTAGTATAGAAGATGGAAAATTTGTTGTTTTAAGACAAAGTGCTACAGGAAAATTCCATGGATATGTTATCGATTCTTGGAAAGAATTATGTGATCAAGGATCAAAAACACAATTGATTAGAAATGCTTTTCAAAAGCATGGACTGGTCAATAAGGCAGGAAAAATTATTAAAAACATTATATAA
- a CDS encoding ankyrin repeat domain-containing protein — protein MKKFNHLFLSTLLCCSNTLISRETPAIFQEVRAGNKEAIRKRIENCENCAEKDDNGNTPLHIAAQEGQADIVDMLTTEPDYAYWGNWIYSFLYIPTLPDKNGKNNDGNTPLHCALEEGKTDAAECLLQKNVDKNATNRENLTPAFMPVKKDKSEMIPFLEKHRLIEQTINGNTQLHYAIQTNKPRMVEKLAENPALIHKRNNEGKTPAIVATETQYAYMLEILRRKGVDLNIPGYNGLRPIHNAAHQGNNNALLYLLKNGIDVDTTDDKGNTSLFYAAMHNQEKEMNLLLEHGANIKQRNNNGEDIFIFAALSKNSKLINRLKANPVIDINTRDNNGRTSFMLSVINKNHDIMRELMSIGVNTRITNHNNENALHETAKNGDLIGARIILNHDKRMVVDTDKNGNSPLFVAIHCGQSAVAQLFIEHGASLITQDGNTPAHTAVLTESLTALRNAIDYDSRMLLQINKNNETPFLYAAHHGNIQLVDFLLRDNEFINGDFKRAMSIAYANNNYALRIALENKDTQRRSTDKLIPGKGMEHRDFVSKNHQVKDLLRQKGVIVSYIPTVLNRHYSEEELYVMTEAQKKEIAHHYEECVNQEINSNKILLNLLKKEEDERMAAQAVGHLLKQQQQELDRIAAKKRADDEAVARVQAHIRLEQVRAENKRIEEENNRRILAEKNAELKQKQETLVAQQDAELKKYREEKDKLEAFSAQDKALKAHAAAKVLADQERARQQKHNHALEGQFIPADLKASAPPMEMAPNAPQKGKCAACGENTHSKPLPCVQCKKKCADICAKCLKQYKGQCPACWQTIGQFTQKEQGECYINLDKVCTETAGVTPVPSDCCKIGSERICKACLNRCIEENTKNNQSGCCPICKTERKLNEKIIKIILAQK, from the coding sequence ATGAAAAAATTTAATCACCTATTTCTTTCAACATTATTATGTTGTTCAAACACACTTATCTCTCGCGAAACACCTGCCATATTCCAAGAAGTACGCGCTGGCAACAAAGAGGCCATTAGAAAGCGTATTGAAAATTGCGAAAATTGTGCAGAAAAAGATGATAACGGTAACACTCCGTTACATATTGCAGCACAAGAAGGACAAGCAGACATAGTAGATATGCTTACAACAGAACCAGATTACGCATATTGGGGAAACTGGATCTATTCATTTTTATATATACCAACATTGCCTGATAAAAATGGAAAAAATAATGATGGCAACACTCCTTTGCATTGCGCACTAGAAGAAGGGAAAACGGACGCAGCAGAATGTTTGTTACAAAAAAACGTAGATAAAAATGCAACTAACAGAGAAAATCTAACACCTGCATTTATGCCAGTCAAAAAAGATAAATCAGAAATGATACCATTTCTGGAAAAACACAGACTTATTGAACAAACAATAAACGGCAACACTCAGCTGCACTATGCAATACAAACAAACAAGCCACGCATGGTAGAAAAGCTCGCAGAAAACCCTGCGCTTATACACAAAAGAAATAATGAAGGAAAAACCCCTGCTATTGTTGCAACAGAAACACAATATGCATACATGTTAGAAATTTTAAGAAGAAAAGGCGTCGATCTTAATATTCCTGGATATAACGGCCTTAGACCAATACACAACGCTGCGCACCAGGGAAATAATAATGCTCTTCTCTATTTACTAAAGAATGGTATTGACGTTGACACTACTGATGATAAAGGCAACACTTCCTTATTCTATGCTGCTATGCACAACCAAGAAAAAGAAATGAATCTTTTATTGGAACACGGCGCCAACATAAAACAACGCAATAATAACGGTGAAGACATTTTTATTTTTGCAGCACTCAGTAAAAATTCAAAACTTATTAATCGCCTCAAAGCAAATCCTGTTATTGATATCAATACACGCGATAACAATGGTCGAACGTCTTTTATGCTCTCAGTAATTAATAAAAATCACGATATTATGAGAGAACTTATGAGTATTGGAGTAAATACTCGTATTACTAATCACAATAACGAAAACGCACTTCATGAAACAGCAAAAAATGGCGATCTTATTGGCGCACGAATTATTCTTAATCACGATAAAAGAATGGTCGTTGATACCGATAAAAACGGTAATTCTCCTCTGTTTGTTGCAATACATTGCGGACAATCAGCTGTTGCACAGTTATTTATTGAACATGGAGCGTCTTTAATAACCCAAGATGGCAATACTCCTGCTCATACAGCTGTATTAACAGAATCTCTTACTGCATTGCGTAATGCGATAGACTATGATTCGCGCATGCTCTTGCAGATTAACAAAAACAACGAAACTCCATTTTTATATGCAGCACACCATGGAAACATTCAATTAGTAGATTTTCTGCTACGAGATAACGAATTTATCAATGGAGATTTCAAAAGAGCAATGAGTATTGCTTACGCAAATAATAACTATGCCCTACGCATCGCTCTAGAAAACAAAGATACTCAACGGAGAAGTACAGACAAGCTAATTCCAGGTAAAGGTATGGAACACAGAGATTTTGTCAGCAAAAATCATCAAGTTAAAGATCTCTTGCGTCAAAAAGGTGTAATAGTTTCGTACATACCAACAGTCCTCAACCGTCATTATTCAGAAGAAGAGCTGTATGTTATGACGGAAGCACAAAAAAAGGAAATCGCGCATCACTATGAAGAATGTGTAAACCAAGAAATAAACAGCAATAAAATACTATTAAATCTTCTTAAAAAAGAAGAAGACGAGCGTATGGCAGCACAAGCAGTAGGACACCTTTTAAAACAACAGCAACAAGAACTTGATCGCATTGCAGCAAAAAAACGCGCTGATGATGAAGCTGTAGCACGTGTTCAAGCGCACATTAGATTAGAACAAGTTCGTGCAGAAAATAAGCGTATTGAAGAAGAGAATAATAGACGTATACTTGCAGAAAAAAATGCAGAATTAAAACAAAAGCAGGAAACGTTAGTTGCACAACAAGATGCTGAATTGAAAAAATATCGTGAAGAAAAAGATAAACTTGAAGCATTCTCTGCGCAAGACAAGGCACTTAAAGCTCATGCAGCAGCAAAAGTTTTAGCGGATCAAGAACGTGCTCGCCAACAAAAACATAATCATGCTTTAGAAGGACAATTTATACCAGCTGATCTAAAAGCATCCGCTCCTCCTATGGAAATGGCACCAAATGCACCTCAAAAAGGAAAATGTGCTGCGTGTGGAGAAAATACTCACAGCAAACCATTACCATGCGTACAATGTAAGAAAAAATGTGCAGATATTTGTGCTAAATGCCTCAAACAATATAAAGGACAATGCCCTGCTTGCTGGCAAACAATAGGACAATTTACGCAAAAAGAACAAGGGGAATGTTATATTAACTTGGATAAAGTTTGTACAGAAACAGCAGGGGTTACTCCAGTACCTTCTGATTGTTGCAAAATAGGCAGTGAACGTATTTGCAAAGCATGTCTTAATCGATGTATTGAAGAAAACACCAAAAATAACCAATCCGGTTGCTGCCCTATATGCAAAACTGAACGTAAGCTTAATGAAAAAATAATAAAAATAATTTTAGCGCAAAAATAA
- the tsaB gene encoding tRNA (adenosine(37)-N6)-threonylcarbamoyltransferase complex dimerization subunit type 1 TsaB has protein sequence MILLVFFTSSKNVKTATKDSMHSYIAIQNTYEVFEMALFINNTLHDQVSEDKRHASKLFIPLLEQLLIRNNLTISDLSFCAVNCGPGPFSTLRSIIASVNGLHCATEIPLIGIDGLNATFLEFYDKSYEHTVVLLNAFNDEVYYLIAHHDVYSINSDSSRARPEPVEGPSALFCNKFRMSAKDLIIATGYKKIDAFLEDLKKQIPHQKINFFGNGVMLHQEQIKSTLGEKAILNQDGKNMCSVEQIGKIGLEMFEKNNFTNNYLMPLHLKKHPVELL, from the coding sequence ATGATTCTTTTAGTCTTTTTTACCAGCAGCAAAAATGTAAAAACCGCAACTAAAGATAGTATGCATTCATATATAGCAATTCAAAATACGTATGAAGTTTTTGAAATGGCGCTTTTTATTAACAATACCCTGCATGATCAGGTGAGCGAAGATAAGCGCCATGCGAGTAAATTATTTATTCCTCTGCTCGAACAATTATTGATTAGAAATAATCTGACTATTTCTGATCTTTCTTTTTGCGCAGTCAACTGTGGCCCCGGTCCGTTTTCTACCCTGCGATCAATCATTGCAAGCGTAAACGGTTTACACTGCGCAACCGAAATCCCTCTCATTGGTATTGATGGCTTGAACGCAACATTTTTAGAATTTTATGACAAGTCTTATGAGCACACTGTTGTCTTGTTAAACGCGTTTAATGATGAAGTGTATTATTTAATTGCTCATCATGATGTTTACTCAATAAATTCAGACTCTTCCCGCGCTCGTCCTGAACCTGTTGAAGGACCAAGCGCTTTATTCTGCAACAAGTTCAGAATGAGCGCAAAAGATTTGATTATTGCTACGGGATATAAAAAAATAGATGCTTTCCTTGAAGACCTCAAAAAACAAATTCCTCATCAAAAAATAAATTTTTTTGGCAACGGCGTTATGCTCCATCAAGAACAGATCAAATCTACACTTGGTGAAAAAGCCATCTTGAACCAAGATGGTAAAAATATGTGTTCAGTTGAACAAATTGGTAAAATTGGCTTAGAAATGTTTGAAAAAAACAATTTTACAAACAACTATCTTATGCCGCTGCATTTGAAAAAGCACCCGGTAGAACTTTTATAA
- a CDS encoding DUF1343 domain-containing protein → MKKVLYIKIISIFFLFGGFCVYSKTTFKLGIENIPVSLLKKVCPHKKKEKCLAGLITNQTGVDQKGKRTVDILTKHHIPVQYIFAPEHGLNGILAERDVHDSVDTQTHTPVISLYGNGSGKMIAPEYMNAIDFLIFDIQDSGMRHYTYISTLLSTMKIAQEYNKPFVVLDRPNPLGSVMEGPLVEPDLISFISIAPIPLRHGMTIGELAKYFNKHVLEKPATLYVITMSGYNRSQGFAGNFIHQLSPNLQSLQSCYGYSFLGLLGEIEPFDVGVGTPMAFRCITLPETMNVQPEVWQKLQALLGSFGVKSFLYDHTNPKNNRTSKGLRLEFADMSKVHAFELFIAMLQLFKKEEIPFSFSAAFNKAVGTKSVQDVIAGALSEQSFFKKVTQDLQKFRKQVSRFLMY, encoded by the coding sequence ATGAAAAAAGTATTGTACATAAAAATCATTTCTATTTTTTTCCTATTCGGTGGTTTTTGTGTGTACTCAAAAACCACCTTTAAACTTGGTATTGAAAATATTCCTGTGTCATTACTTAAAAAAGTCTGTCCTCATAAAAAAAAAGAAAAATGTCTTGCTGGTTTGATCACCAACCAAACAGGAGTTGATCAGAAAGGAAAGCGAACAGTCGATATTCTTACGAAACACCATATTCCAGTACAATATATTTTTGCACCGGAACATGGCTTGAACGGTATTCTTGCAGAACGTGATGTGCATGATTCTGTTGATACACAAACACACACACCAGTTATTAGTTTGTATGGCAACGGCTCAGGGAAAATGATAGCACCTGAATACATGAACGCTATTGATTTTTTGATATTTGATATTCAAGATTCTGGTATGCGTCACTACACCTATATTTCTACATTGCTCAGCACTATGAAAATTGCCCAAGAATACAACAAACCATTTGTGGTGCTTGATCGCCCCAATCCATTGGGTAGTGTTATGGAAGGTCCACTCGTAGAACCTGATCTTATTTCATTCATTTCAATTGCACCAATTCCATTGCGGCACGGCATGACTATTGGTGAATTAGCAAAGTATTTTAACAAGCATGTGTTGGAAAAACCTGCAACATTGTATGTAATCACAATGAGTGGGTATAACCGTTCACAAGGATTTGCCGGTAATTTTATACATCAATTATCACCAAATTTACAATCGCTACAATCGTGTTATGGCTATAGTTTTTTAGGATTGTTGGGAGAAATAGAACCGTTTGATGTTGGGGTTGGTACACCAATGGCCTTCCGTTGCATTACATTGCCAGAAACAATGAATGTACAGCCTGAAGTGTGGCAGAAGCTGCAAGCGTTGCTCGGTTCTTTTGGCGTAAAAAGTTTTTTGTATGATCACACTAATCCAAAAAACAATCGTACAAGCAAAGGGTTACGTTTAGAATTTGCTGATATGAGTAAAGTGCATGCATTTGAGTTGTTTATTGCGATGTTGCAGTTGTTTAAAAAAGAAGAGATACCGTTTTCTTTTTCAGCAGCGTTTAATAAAGCGGTAGGAACAAAAAGTGTGCAAGATGTGATAGCTGGAGCACTTTCTGAACAATCATTTTTTAAAAAAGTTACTCAAGATTTACAGAAGTTTCGCAAGCAAGTATCACGTTTCTTGATGTACTAA